The Oncorhynchus masou masou isolate Uvic2021 chromosome 6, UVic_Omas_1.1, whole genome shotgun sequence genome has a window encoding:
- the si:dkey-28n18.9 gene encoding sorting nexin-6, with amino-acid sequence MMEEAREGSLCVSAQTIRVTEAVRDGDALTFIVISQKLSGSGEYHVARTHEDFQWLQQCLFSQEVVPGILGVIFPPLPAKPQLNAPAKVLKQLGFLAMGEDWRMYCMALETYLQQVAAHTTLSKNKCLENFLTSSEPPGRQRVRKGIFNRLSQAMEGMRKEGHKDVDDFFQTERDNNLTLTGCSKSATERFIDVVLTEQKLAVACGHFSTALHLCVEQEEDSAVLAFSKICVKLSEVIDSIKRNFESVAENNLSTLGLGLDLESRCQEAEKEMLYRRTCKLVELETASRNAERAKPVKKAAMDELKVAAEKEFDHVSGVAKQEIARFHNTHVELLRQALILWCEKQLETARDTSFRYSQHLQAFKGLGE; translated from the exons ATGATG GAGGAGGCTAGAGAGGGGTCACTTTGTGTGAGTGCCCAAACTATCCGGGTCACTGAGGCCGTGAGAGACGGGGATGCACTGACCTTCATAGTCATATCCCAGAAG ttgTCAGGCAGTGGGGAATACCATGTGGCTAGGACTCATGAGGACTTTCAGTGGTTGCAGCAGTGTCTGTTCTCTCAGGAGGTGGTGCCTGGGATACTGGGTGTCATT TTTCCTCCTCTACCAGCCAAGCCTCAGTTGAATGCACCAGCCAAAGTTCTGAAACAACTTG GTTTCTTGGCCATGGGGGAGGACTGGCGAATGTACTGCATGGCACTGGAGACCTATCTCCAGCAGGTGGCAGCACACACCACGCTCAGCAAGAACAAATGCCTGGAGAACTTCCTCACAAGCTCAGAG CCCCCAGGTCGTCAGAGGGTGAGGAAGGGTATCTTCAATCGCCTGAGCCAGGCCATGGAAGGGATGAGGAAGGAGGGCCACAAG GATGTGGATGACTTTTTTCAGACTGAGCGTGATAACAACTTAACCCTCACTGGGTGCTCCAAATCAGCAACAGAG AGGTTCATTGATGTGGTGCTGACAGAACAAA AACTAGCAGTGGCTTGTGGACACTTCTCAACCGCTCTGCATCTCTGTGTGGAGCAGGAAGaagactctgctgtcctggcctTCTCAAA GATATGTGTCAAGCTGTCTGAGGTCATAGATTCAATCAAG AGAAACTTTGAGAGTGTTGCTGAGAACAACTTGAGCactctggggctggggctggatcTGGAATCTCGTTGCCAAGAGGCAGAGAAG GAGATGCTGTACAGGAGGACCTGTAAGCTTGTGGAGCTAGAAACAGCCAGCAGGAATGCAGAGCGAGCCAAGCCTGTAAAGAAAGCTGCT ATGGACGAATTGAAGGTGGCAGCTGAGAAGGAGTTTGATCATGTATCTGGAGTGGCTAAACAGGAG ataGCAAGGTTCCACAATACTCATGTGGAGTTGTTACGCCAGGCTCTGATTCTGTGGTGTGAGAAGCAGCTTGAAACAGCCAGGGACACCTCCTTCCGCTACAGCCAGCACTTGCAGGCCTTCAAAGGGCTGGGGGAGTGA
- the LOC135541872 gene encoding dnaJ homolog subfamily B member 9-like translates to MRHLFSWMLLLGSLWCVVFLWPCDSEATTRDYYEVLGVPQSATDRQVKKTFHKLAMTYHPDRNKSPNAEKIFREIAEAYEVLSNEEKRMRYDQMGHEAFQTEGEDGGKEHWAGDGGGQGSFYFNLEELFQGLYMDEDPFLEDVGDSWSFQLGGEDEDDLHEYQAFLGSSLFDLSGDPSSQMGLGDHEEGFGEQEGQQFCWKKTHTDSSVEEVCEGA, encoded by the exons ATGCGACATCTTTTCTCTTGGATGCTGCTACTGGGCtcgttgtggtgtgttgtgttcctATGGCCCTGTGACTCTGAGGCTACTACTAGAGACTACTATGAGGTGCTGGGTGTTCCACAGTCTGCCACTGACAGGCAGGTCAAGAAGACCTTCCATAAACTGGCCATGACATACCATCCAGACAGGAACAAAAGTCCCAATGCAGAGAAGATTTTCAGGGAGATAGCTGAAG CATACGAGGTGCTCTCAAACGAGGAGAAACGGATGCGGTATGACCAGATGGGTCATGAGGCCTTCCAgactgagggggaggatgggggtaaAGAGCACTGGGCCGGGGATGGAGGGGGCCAGGGCTCCTTCTACTTTAACCTGGAGGAGCTGTTCCAGGGCCTGTATATGGACGAGGACCCCTTTCTGGAGGATGTGGGGGACTCCTGGAGCTTCCAGTTGgggggagaggatgaggatgaCCTCCATGAGTATCAGGCCTTCCTGGGTAGCAGCTTATTTGACCTCTCGGGGGATCCCTCTAGCCAGATGGGGCTGGGGGACCATGAGGAGGGGTTTGGGGAGCAAGAGGGACAGCAGTTCTGCTGGAAGAAAACACATACAGACAGCAGTGTTGAGGAAGTGTGTGAGGGGGCATGA